The following coding sequences are from one Leptolyngbya sp. NIES-3755 window:
- a CDS encoding integral membrane sensor signal transduction histidine kinase (similar to AA sequence:cyanobase_aa:LBDG_48120): protein MAKSRQSSFRRILLRRLLLLSIPVLLTGEVVAYKKARSGLLETARHNLTASAVRKSEALQTSIANLRSNLALATTSSALQTDSPQSTYDFLEQFRRTSAISLQCVQLINIRERTVKASTCGTPPIAQFPLDPWNNPTASDGANPRNIQVALAQPSRLGSETSMDHQLNLVLSAPVTIRSNNQATRYALSVQASLYSKPEPALNAMTTGYTVVIDDTGVILAHPIAERIGRNIRQEANAQQLQQVFENAIANSTVGDRATNQQESLDPVLFEENGAEWLAGGSAIQVALKNGESSTWVVLAATSVDSALYGLADIKQVLIILTLGLLTAILLATLYLTRDLARPIEQLSEYALKIRKRLDGERAPKNFKVRELNYLAEALDNMVERLEERASELEAAWQEAQSANQVKSEFLATTSHELRTPLNGIIGCIQLVRDGFCDSREEELEFLSQADKSAKHLLQIINDLLDLAKIEAGKADLNLQPIDIQHLCQECLKMVQPTADLKRLKLMFHFNVECDRVSVDSLRVSQMVINLLSNAVKFTPEGGTVSLVARIGYGYQLAQDVRPDRSPINQETSYLCLEVEDSGIGIPKDRWHLLFRPFQQIDSSMTRKHEGTGLGLALTKRLAEMHGGTLSFWSVPDKGSTFRIWLPWVEKAELPKTKTDGTEVKREQPLRTIEELGTRG, encoded by the coding sequence ATGGCAAAGTCACGACAATCTTCATTCCGTCGTATCCTGCTGAGACGCTTATTACTGCTCAGTATTCCGGTGTTGTTAACGGGTGAAGTTGTCGCCTACAAAAAAGCCCGCTCTGGTCTGCTCGAAACCGCTCGTCATAATCTCACTGCCAGCGCCGTTCGTAAATCCGAAGCTCTCCAAACCTCGATCGCAAATCTTCGATCAAATCTCGCCCTCGCGACAACCTCTTCAGCACTTCAAACCGATTCGCCACAATCGACTTACGATTTTCTAGAGCAATTTCGACGCACCTCTGCGATCTCACTTCAATGCGTTCAATTGATTAATATTCGAGAGAGAACAGTCAAAGCCAGTACATGCGGCACTCCACCGATCGCCCAATTCCCGCTCGATCCTTGGAACAATCCCACCGCTTCCGACGGGGCAAATCCGAGAAATATCCAAGTTGCATTGGCTCAACCCTCACGACTTGGAAGTGAAACCTCAATGGATCACCAGTTGAATCTCGTGCTCAGTGCTCCTGTAACGATTCGATCGAACAATCAAGCCACTCGATATGCGCTCAGTGTTCAAGCCTCGCTCTATTCCAAACCCGAACCTGCGCTGAATGCGATGACTACGGGCTACACAGTCGTAATCGATGACACGGGCGTAATTTTGGCACATCCGATCGCAGAACGCATCGGACGCAATATTCGCCAAGAAGCCAACGCCCAACAACTTCAGCAAGTGTTTGAGAACGCGATCGCAAATAGTACCGTTGGCGATCGTGCCACGAACCAGCAAGAATCCCTTGATCCCGTCTTATTCGAGGAAAATGGTGCGGAATGGTTGGCAGGCGGAAGCGCGATTCAAGTCGCACTCAAGAACGGTGAATCTTCGACTTGGGTAGTATTGGCGGCAACTTCAGTCGATAGTGCGCTCTATGGTTTGGCAGACATCAAGCAAGTTCTGATCATTCTCACACTCGGATTGTTGACTGCGATTTTACTGGCGACTTTGTATCTCACTCGTGATTTAGCGCGACCGATCGAGCAATTAAGCGAATACGCCCTCAAAATTCGTAAACGCCTTGACGGAGAACGCGCCCCCAAGAATTTCAAAGTGCGAGAACTGAACTATCTAGCTGAAGCGCTCGATAACATGGTCGAACGTCTAGAAGAACGTGCCAGTGAACTCGAAGCCGCTTGGCAAGAAGCTCAATCTGCTAACCAGGTCAAAAGTGAATTCCTTGCCACAACGTCTCACGAGTTGCGAACTCCGCTAAACGGCATCATTGGCTGTATCCAACTGGTCCGAGATGGTTTTTGTGACAGCCGCGAAGAAGAATTGGAATTTCTCAGTCAAGCCGACAAATCCGCCAAACACCTACTGCAAATCATCAATGATCTGCTCGATCTGGCAAAAATCGAAGCGGGCAAAGCGGATCTGAATTTACAACCGATCGACATTCAACATCTCTGCCAAGAATGTCTCAAAATGGTGCAGCCCACCGCTGATCTGAAGCGACTCAAGCTGATGTTCCACTTTAATGTAGAGTGCGATCGCGTTTCGGTGGATAGCTTGCGAGTCAGCCAAATGGTGATCAATCTGCTCTCAAATGCAGTGAAGTTTACGCCCGAAGGGGGAACGGTTTCGCTCGTAGCTCGAATTGGATACGGCTATCAACTCGCTCAAGATGTAAGACCCGATCGGAGTCCAATCAATCAAGAGACTTCTTATCTTTGCCTAGAGGTTGAAGATTCAGGCATTGGTATTCCTAAAGATCGCTGGCATTTGCTCTTTAGACCGTTCCAGCAAATCGATTCTTCGATGACAAGAAAACACGAGGGTACAGGATTAGGACTTGCTCTAACCAAGCGTCTAGCAGAGATGCACGGTGGAACGCTCTCGTTCTGGTCAGTTCCAGACAAGGGCAGCACCTTCCGAATTTGGCTTCCTTGGGTCGAGAAGGCAGAACTTCCAAAAACTAAGACGGATGGAACTGAAGTCAAACGGGAGCAACCGTTGAGAACGATCGAAGAACTAGGAACGCG